TTTTGCATTAATGTTGTTTTGTGTTTTCATTAGGTACTTTATGAGTATGTAATCTTGAAAGTTTAGATTGGTACTCTCTATATAGTTATTTAGTGGTTTAATTTTCTTGAACTACTTAGATTTTTAGCCATATTTAAGATTTCTTCTTTGTGTATGCATATTTGTGACTCCTACTTCTGCAATAGTAAATGATATGTGAAAAGGATGTTTTTATACGTTGAGTgcgtttggttcaaatgaattccataaataaattataaagctCGTTTGTAAATGAAACGAATTGCCAGAGTAGAATTGAAATAAGGATTCCGGAAAGTGGAGCGAAAGCTGCTCTAAACATGATACAAGTTGAGCAAAACAAAGGGTTCGTTCAACAGTAAGAAGTGATGAAAGTGGATGTTTCTCATGCATGCATATTTTTGGTATCCTAATAGCTTATGATAAAGTTTAAAGTGTGTGTTTGTTTCTGATTAGTTTTGATAAAACTTTGCTGCATTTTCTTTTGGTAAGCAGAGAATTCGACAAAATTTATTCAAGCTATTACGTGGCATCGGTCAATTTCATCTAATAAGCCTTCATCATGTAAGAGTCTTGTAGCATCCAGTTCTAAGAGTTCAACGAATTGGACAGAGTATAAGAATGATCTGTTTGATGATTATGGTGGAATGATGAATTCAGGAAGCCATTCGCTGACACTTGGGCGGTTGTATGCTTGGGAAAAGAAGCTTTATGAAGAAGTTAAGGTAAGATAAAGTCACTCTTCGGTTTTCAAGATTACTCGATTGCAATAGGTTGTCGCATCTGTTTTAGGTTGTAGGAATGTGTTTCAGAGGTTTCGGAGATAAGAACTCatctttctttgttttgtttttttgatctaatttaatttatttgttgttACCGTTCTTTAGGCTGGAGATAGCACAAGGAAAATTTATGAAAGAAAATGTGGGCAGTTGAGAAATCAACATGTTGGAGGAGATGAACTTGCTATGGACAAGACCAGAGCTGCAGTTAAAGACTTATATGCGAGAATCCTGGTTGCAATTCGAAGTGCAGAGTCGATatcaaagagaattgagaagcTTAGAGATGAAGAACTTCAGCCTCAAATCGTGGAACTCTTGAAAGGGTACTAAAAAGTTGTTTTCCGAATTTAAAgcaaaaatgaaaataacaaTTGTGTTCAtttctttgtttattttctcAATGTGCAGCCTAACTCGCACCTGGAAGGTTATGTTTGAATCTCATGAAACCCAAAACAAGATTCTTTGTGAAGTAAAATCTTTTGCTTGTCCTACAAGTGGAAAATTCTGCAATGACTCTCATCGCCTCGCCACACTTCAGCTTGAGGCCGAGATTCACAATTGGCGTGCATGCTTTACGGAATATGTTGCAGCTCAAAAAGCATATGTCGAGGCTCTACATGGTTGGCTAACCAAGTTCTTAGTCCCTGAAGTTGAATTATACTCCAGGGGCAGGAGATCTCCAGCACCATACCGAGCTAATGGTCCACCATTACTCGTGATCTGCCATAGTTGGTTATCTTCAATGGAGAAGTTACCGGATAAGACTGTAACTTTCGCACTGAAAAGCTTTTCAAAAGATGTAAAGGCCTTGTGGTCTCAACAAGGAGAGGAGCAGCAACAGAAGAGGAAAGTCGACAGTCTCGCAAAAGAACTCGACAGAAGGACTCTAGCAGTTCAGAAGGCGGAGACAAGGTTATTGGAGTCCAAATTTATCGAATATAAACCCGATCAAAACGCAGAACATCATGACGACCATTGGACTGAGAAGAAAGACCAGTTAGATATATTCAGGAAAAAGTTGGATATAGAAAGGTCGAAACACCACAACGCTATGCAAGAAACACATAGGATAACATTAAGCGGTTTCCAGACAGGATTTACGACAGTTTTTGAGTCGTTAGCAGAGTTCTCTAAAGCTTCTATGAAAATGTACAATGACCTTGTCAACTGCAGCGCGATCATTGGACAACCCGATAATAAGTCATACATAGAGGGCAGTGAAGTTGAAGAAAATGGGAGCAGGTGACAAAAAGCATTGGAGTTGATAGATATGTTGTATATTAATTCATGTCGAAGCAGCTCGCTGAGACGAAttgatttctaaatttatttgattgatTGTGTATGGATGTAATGCTCACAATTTTGTTGGGAAGTGTTGTAAATTACCTGATCTAATGCATTTCTTGGTGAAATGAACAAGAAATGTATAGATGGGAATTTGAAGTGAGCATTTCATTCATCCCTTGTAATTACTTGTAATCTGGTGTTGAATGGGGGAGTTTGGTTTATTTGTCTATTGAATGTCTTTTCTAAATAGGGGTGTGcatgaaccgaaccgaaacgaGTTGATAAATTCAGTTATGTTCAGTTTGATTATAAAaagttttttctaaaaaaaaattaattcttcagTTTATTTTGGAAAGTAAGTTaatctttttgtttttattttatttggggTTAGATTTGAATGTGAATATTGATTTTACAATGGCATCTAATGGCAGCAGGCAGGCTGAGCACAACTGACAGGTGCAAGAATTGatgcagaataaaaaaatgaaaagaaatggTTGAAGAACCCACCATTTTGGCCTTTTTGAATGGACCATTATGCACACATTCAGTCAAGGCAGAGCaaattaatatgttttaaattaaaacaaaaattatattattattattattattattattttctatcaaACATATGTGACTAAACTTTAAGTCATTCCTTTTACATAAGCAGGGTTATAAAGGGTCTTTTTTTCCCCAAACCAAGGTCATCACTTTTAAACAAAATACTATGAATTAGTATTTTGACTCGTTACACCTTTCTGGATGAAGTGACAAAAAAACTATTGGAGCCTTAAATACAGATTGAAGCTGAAGTGACGGAATATTATTCGCGgtgttatttttattcaaagtcATGAATTTGCCTTTAATTGATCTTTTGTGCCAAGTCAGAAGAATGAGTATTCcattataaactatttttagtaaattaaacacaaataaaatGAACCAGACATCTCCTAACTTCAAATCAGCAGGTTCTACTAATGAATATGAGCAAAGAAGAGCAGGGTATCCAAGGTTGAAGAACAAAAATATACAGTAACCAACTTCCCTTAAAAATGCAATTACTTCTTTAGGTTTATTGCATTACATCTATTTGTAGTTTTTGTACAATATGCAATGATACACATcctaataaacaaaaaaaagagggtgttgggtatgaattatgatGATGCAAGTGATTAATTACAGCTTTTAGTTACAACTACTATCTCCTTGTAATCCTACCTTAGGTAAAGCGAAACCAAGAGTTGAGAGAAGAGAATGAACTCGCTGACAACagcggctggggaatgtatccCAAGGAACGGAACAATGTCGACCTGCAACCAGTTCTCGACTGCTGACCCAACTACAGCACCAGCCACAAGCCCTCCTAATGTTATTACAGTCGCCTTTCCTGTCGCCATGGAAGAAAGCACATTAGATGCTACCTAATgcttttattattgaataaacTTAGTTTCGTCGCAGACTGACAGCTATCTGTGTTGCACTGAAACGTTGAAATGGAAAATACTGAAACGAAAAACgccaaaatgatattttttacaAGTACAGTTTATAAATACAAAGTTGTGGAGTTCCATTAACATTTtcgaaaatggaaatgaaaTCATGAAACGTAGCACTCGACAAGTTTCCATGCAATATAGACCGCTGCGTTGAACATCAATCTTGCCTAAACTATATTTAGAACATACGGGGTGAGAAAGTAAGTTGGCATTGTAACTTTGATAAACATGTGAAGTATCAATTAGACAGTCAATGTCAAATGCACTGTTAGCAGTTCAGAACGGCATATAAACTAAAAGACACAGAAGACTTTATCAATTCATAAAAACAAGATCAAATTTTGTGGTTCTTATACATGACCAGTGGTTAGCCTGAACAACAGCAGGAAGAAAGAGACTCAGTTTCACCAAAGACAGACATAAGTTTCATCTACACGTTATTTCTAACCATCCAGATATCTAAATGTTGCAAATCAACGAAACTCAGAATTCACAAAGCAAATTTCATTTAAGGCGCAAAAGGGTTTCTAGAGCTCGGTGTCGCAGTCTGAACGAAAAGAAGTTCATCATTTACAAAGAACATAGAATGAAATTTGCTTTTAATTAGTTATATGCATGATATATAGAGAAAAGTTATTAATCTTCAGGGTATCCATCTAAAGTTAACAAGCTAAGCACCTACAGAAAGAACACAAACAAAtatcatttgaaaaataaaattgagaagATGCCATTAAATGCTTTATTTTCAACatggaaaatgaagaaaagataTCTAAATCATGTGTGTTCGTTGCAGCTTGACATGCTATCAACTATCAAGGCTATCTATATTTTACTTTGAAATATTCAGCTTCATTTATAACAACTGTTAGTAAATTCAATAAACAATTCAAATACTTCCAAAAGAATTTATAACtcataaaaaaatccaaaatatatCAGATAGATTAGGGCCACGTGAAACTCAAGAATGAAAATAAGATTCATAAACAACCTTTCACgattattgttttgtttgaaaatcagaAGCGAAAGGGAAAGGATAGAGAAAGACAAAAGGGAGGATCAGAAACCAAGGATGCCATGAATGAAGGATCAGCTTCAAGTGACTTGGGTGTGTCCTGATCGGATTCTGGTGCATCTATAGTGGGTTATGGTAGATTAGAAACATTCATGAGTATCGGTGCAGCAACTTGCTGGTAGACCTGTGGTGAAGGTCGGTGCAGCAACTTGCTGGTAGACCTGTGGTGAAGGTCTGTGAGGTTTGTCAAATAACCAATCCACCCGTAACTCAAACTATCAGGTGTTCCaataatataattatcctaaCACACCCTACATGCAAATGTGCATTGGGCTTGAAGTGTGAACAAACAAGCACATAGGCCCACCTCACCTTGTGCTCACATTGTgctcaattattttatttaaccaaATGGGAGTTGGCAAGGATCGCACTCTTGACCTTCCAATCATAGAAATATCATATAACTAATCCACCCAATAGCTCAAACTATTGGATGAGGCTCCAACTATAGTATTATCTTACCGAGGTTCGACCCTATGTGCCTTGAATCTTAGGTATGTCTCAGATGCAGCATTGACCACTATGTCTCAAATTTTCCATCATTGTAAGCCTTGACAACTATCTCCGATATTTAAGTTCAAaaggtatgaaacaaatgcaaaactGTTTAAGGTTCATTTGATATTCATTTAAAATCATTACCTAACTTCACATTCTTTTTGGTCATGAAGTACAAGGAAGCCCCAAAACTTGTAGCCAAGACCAAGCCAGGAACATCGGCCCCGGCATATGGTGCAGCAGATGTTGAGGAAACTCCATTAACATAAGTTAAGGCCATCATAGCTCCATAAACTCCTGCTTGTATTCCCAAATCACCTGTTGATGGTGTTTCCAGTGAAACAGATGTCTTTTTCATTGTCGTTTGCAGCCACTGAGGTACTGATCCCATTCCTGGACCATTTACGGGTTTAACATCAGCATATCTGATGCCGCTATTAACAACTTTCCCAGCTCGGCGTTGAGTTAATCTTTGCATGAGCAGCATATCATATGCAGCCTCAACCTAATTTACAGTCAATCATAAGAATGATTAGAATCATCTAAAAAAGTTACCTACTTGTCAATATCATCAGCATAAACATTGTTTCTTTTGACCAGTGCTAAAGGTAATAGATAATTACCCATATTGATACGAAGAAAATGCAAAATCCATAAAAAGAAGTACAATTCAAATCAATGAGAACTAGTGGTACTTTAGAATGATAAAGCACCATAATGAAATGGGCCTACAATATAAGATAGGTATCAACTTAAAATTTGgctttctttttcttccttATCTATTAGGTCTTTTAAGACGTTATCAGTTCCTCACCTTGAGTTTCATGCACAGCTGCAAAATCACAAACTAAATTCCCCATCACTGAACATTTGATTTCATTACTTGATATATTTTGTCCTTTTAATAACCAAAGAATAATGAAAAATGGGACTATGGACATAATTAGAGGCTTAACATGGACATTAAATTACACgggataaattaaaaaaagatccACTCAAGAAGcttgacaaaaattaaaaggtagtCGCAAATTATCCAACGCATTTTTTCACAAACAGATTAAAGCTGGAAATTCAATCCCCCACCAATAAAGTACTCAACAAGACTTTAGTATCTCTCATGTAACTTCAAACAAGAACTTAGAAACCACAAATAATGGTTCCAGTCTCTAACTATTAACCAGCTAATGAATTCTAAAGTTAATCTATATGGATATTGGTCGACACGGAAATGAAAGTCACATGAAAACTAGCAGTTTGTCCTGTCAATCGTTCAGGACTATAACTCAATTTTCTTCCAAAATACAACACAAAGCATTTTTACCAATTGAACTTAACACGATAGCATTAGAAATAAACTCAATCCTCAATAAAACACAACAAAATGTCCAATTAAGTCACCTAGCTCAAGAATCAGTTACTTGAACACAACTAACAAATATTCTTCAAATTATACTCAAAACCCCAGAAATCATTCTAAAATAGACATAACAAAACATCCAACTTTCTCAAAACCCAACACTAGCATCCTCCTAATTCAGTTAGTTAACCAAcaactaggtagcacggacacggtaCACTTGGACACCAACACGGCGAAATAAGATTTCCTATGTGAAAAATCGACACATCAACTGTCCGAAATGTTTCCAAAACGGGACACAtggattgaatgaagtgtctaTGCTACCTAACAAGgtataaattcaaaaaacaaaacttcAAACCTTCAAATTCCAATCAATAAATTCCTCAAAATCTACTTCTACTAACCAATTGATTCACTCATTGCATACCAAAcatcaaaaaagttcaaatctttTGAAATCAAGAACAAGAATTTGCACAGAAAGTAACCTGAGCACAGGCATCTTGGTCATCCTTACAAGAACCAAGAACTGACTTTTTAGCTCTCAGAATATCATCAAAAGAAGCATTTTCAGACACACCCAGAAGCTTAAGTGCGTTCTCCACGGACATCTCGAACGGAGCCGAATCATCAGCAGCTCGAGAACCAGCTCTACCTCTCACCACCGCTTTTCTCCTCGGAGACGGCACAGTACTGAGCCGGTTCTTGAAGGGTTTTAAGTGGGTGTTCATTAGATTAGTGGCTGATGCTGGTGAAGAAGATGGTGGTCGGGGGAATGGAGAATTGGAGGATGGAGAGTTGGGTCTGACGGAGGAGAGAGTGGCCGCAGCCATTTTTGTGGACTGTTAAGGAAGAAAGTtggagtttttgtttttgtttttgtttatgaaTAGAGATTAGAGAGTGTTGCAAGGAAGAATAGAAACGGTTTGGTTTTAGATTTTTCTTATGGTGGAAATGTTTTGGTGTTGTAGATGTATCTAAATGTTGATTGGCAAAATTTACGTTTGGCCCTTGtacgttttttaatttttattttaaatcctATATTTATTGCATTGAATTATGACCGTAGATACTTATTTTCCGGACATTAAAAAAGCGATTAAGATCTGACactttaactaaaaaaattcctCAAGGGTTAATTATTGATGTAGCGGAAGTCACGAATAAACATAAgaataatttgaaaaatgttGATGAACAAATAATAGTAGTAATTAACTATGATGTTCTATTAATTCAATAATATATTAGAATATAGACAATAAACGTCGTTAATTCTAATGAATACCgatatttgaaaaattacaCATAAATTGTCTCACAAACGTTAAAATTGCCGTTTATTATCCCATAGTATTGTTTAAAtactaaaacaaataaaaactctAAACTaggcataaaataaaataagtgtaATAAACATCAGtcataaaaaatgattttttaattcaaataacTAACATTCAGGTTCGATTATCTTTTATACTGActcaattttttcatttttaaaatacggTACCCGGAgataattatttcttttatacaACCACTATTAATacacaaataaaatcaaaaactcTCATTAACTCATTTAATTTTCActcttctcttttcttcttcctttcttaACAATGAGATTTCTCTTTCTATGGCACTTGATTTTCTTCCATCCTCTAATTCTTTTTCTCCGCTGCCATTTTCATCGTCGTAGTGTCGCTGCTGTTCTTCTATCTCCGTGCTTCTTATTTTTTCTTCAGATTTGAATCAAAGTCTATTGTCGGATAGAAGAATAGCtatcatttttaacaattttaaaaagtttgttaAAGGCATATGATCGGATTTCGAggcaaaaaaattcacctttcttatttttcttcgtattcaaatttataaattttgtttgttaACTGTTTTTTATTAATCGTgatttttcaccattaaaaatatataaagattatttataaGAAATACAGTACTACTTTtcatgtaaataatttttttatggttttatggaattatttctgtatttttattgtgtttagttgtatttctgtgttttttttattctgcagcacgatttgttgatgatggttgattgatGGATTATTGTAATGTTAAAGTGTTGtcgattttatgttgataattagttgatattttcttcattttaacATTGGTAAATAGGATAATATtgtccgtgaaataaactaaaataaaaaataaaaaatcaactaaGACTAAGACTAGGTAATGATATATTAGCATGGAGGAAGGAGACaaataatgatgttgaattattgtaatattacagTGTTAATATTGCATTAATTTTCGGTTCATATTTTGTTGAGTTTGACAATAATGgcgttgaattattgtaattacaatgttgatcttgtgttgatattttgttgatatttaattgattttaacattaacGAAAAAGACCACATTATATgtgaaatgaaataaaaaaaattaaaattaaattgaaacaatattgaaaaataaaaattaatgtaaaaaaagattgaaaattttaaattagttagtgatggataccgaatcctactgaaagtataatggagccgagttgtaggggatccactctcaggcgacgccggactccccctgaagaccgaaagatacggaggagatgccgaatctctaagattcggtaatacactaataaagaccgaatcccacatgatccgccaagagcgcgtcaggtccgggattcgggtaaacgactgaatatggaaatattgtcctatttggacacaaatactacatatggaaggataagctctactttaggaagataagactatttaggaagacgttcctaaataggactcttatcagattaaggtagatctcgacaaatcaggagaatctctacgatacggccgaatccctacaaagtaggattcacctgcctaatacaactctactaggtatattcgactactataaaaggagcacgaggtatgcctagaatcacaattacattcatatactcaaaacgctgctcaaagctctagactgactttagcatcggagagttaatcggacaaccaccgtccggttagcttctaccctgttttgcaggttcactcaccgattcagaaggcagactccatcaattggcgccgtctgtgggaaaagcttaactaaacttcaaaagaaggagtttttctgaactcaaaaacaaatctcattgaagaagatgacttctgaaagagtaaacctgaaagacaaacaaccaatggacccaaaaagcactccggagataatcaacgtgacggaagacgggcttctcaactccggggaaaaaagcaacaccggagggctctctttctcaacaccccagtaccaaactaatctaataagaggaagcatcccaattgctttcaacctaagcactgaagaacaagcaccaaacgcagcggcacaagatccacacagcgaaatgctgaaaaagatactagaatccgtacaggcaaatcttgacagattggctaatgaggccaaaagaacaaacgacaggcacgaagaaactatgaaaatgctaagggaaaacttcagccctacagctcccagaagaagagaaagaacaggaaatgcaaacccaggccgacgggagacaagggcagaaaacaacaaaagcaagGAACCTCGGACCAGAGGAAACGAAGAAAGGAACGAAGCGagaaaccagcgagaaaaggaaaccagcgacgaggaaagtcctgacagagaaaaatctaacgaggaatcaccggaggcacccagaaatgagcacaaccaggaggacgcccgaagcggtctgaatacgaaaagagacgaacgaagggagaaggaaaaagaagacgccccaccaaggagtaagcgacaagaaagagatgcagggaaagaacaaaataagaaaaaacaccaagaaggagagggcgaatcgtcagagacaccccaaaaaagcaaagccacatatgtggtggaagaagat
This window of the Mercurialis annua linkage group LG5, ddMerAnnu1.2, whole genome shotgun sequence genome carries:
- the LOC126680548 gene encoding protein ALTERED PHOSPHATE STARVATION RESPONSE 1-like; this encodes MGCVASKLEEEEEVVTICRERKRQLKLAVERRYALAESHCRYCQSLYAVAAAIKLFIARHASPSSPFLITFPPPCPPSEASGQQNMIENPMFLQQGGSESHEQSTSQCHEAITNCESCGTSVTSTDSSEEGTKEEGLEEGDERGFGYFYMQMQQQTVTTTQLPQAEHFGWDFFNPFDTVRPEIMSGFRSCDDDLKVVREEEGIPDLEEEEEEEENMEEQRRGTEEEEKKRAVNEEKGDLVVQENVNNFDNNESNGSEGEQKGLTVMDGAEKGRELLDALKDIEDHFIRAYDSGKDVSTMLEANRVYFQSGLEEIKENSTKFIQAITWHRSISSNKPSSCKSLVASSSKSSTNWTEYKNDLFDDYGGMMNSGSHSLTLGRLYAWEKKLYEEVKAGDSTRKIYERKCGQLRNQHVGGDELAMDKTRAAVKDLYARILVAIRSAESISKRIEKLRDEELQPQIVELLKGLTRTWKVMFESHETQNKILCEVKSFACPTSGKFCNDSHRLATLQLEAEIHNWRACFTEYVAAQKAYVEALHGWLTKFLVPEVELYSRGRRSPAPYRANGPPLLVICHSWLSSMEKLPDKTVTFALKSFSKDVKALWSQQGEEQQQKRKVDSLAKELDRRTLAVQKAETRLLESKFIEYKPDQNAEHHDDHWTEKKDQLDIFRKKLDIERSKHHNAMQETHRITLSGFQTGFTTVFESLAEFSKASMKMYNDLVNCSAIIGQPDNKSYIEGSEVEENGSR
- the LOC126680555 gene encoding protein CHAPERONE-LIKE PROTEIN OF POR1, chloroplastic, producing MAAATLSSVRPNSPSSNSPFPRPPSSSPASATNLMNTHLKPFKNRLSTVPSPRRKAVVRGRAGSRAADDSAPFEMSVENALKLLGVSENASFDDILRAKKSVLGSCKDDQDACAQVEAAYDMLLMQRLTQRRAGKVVNSGIRYADVKPVNGPGMGSVPQWLQTTMKKTSVSLETPSTGDLGIQAGVYGAMMALTYVNGVSSTSAAPYAGADVPGLVLATSFGASLYFMTKKNVKLGKATVITLGGLVAGAVVGSAVENWLQVDIVPFLGIHSPAAVVSEFILFSQLLVSLYLR